From a single Brassica oleracea var. oleracea cultivar TO1000 chromosome C5, BOL, whole genome shotgun sequence genomic region:
- the LOC106294077 gene encoding tryptophan aminotransferase-related protein 1-like: MFGFENMKISSSDATKPVINLDQGDPTALQEYWMSTKMKERCVVVIPGWELMSYFSDKTNVCWFLQQDLAEAIKALHCEIGNAATEERYIVVGNGSSQLCQAALFALSSLSEDKPLSIVAAVPYYSTYEEEASYVQSQLYKWEGDARTFNKPGPYIEMVTSPNNPDGTIREPVVNRGGKVIYDFAYYWPHYTPITHRQDHDIMLFTFSKIAGHAGSRIGWALVKDIEVAKKMVQYLTINSIGVSKESQIRATAILNELTKSCRIKSESFFEYGNEKVKSRWESLRWVVDKTGDKFTLPEYAQAVCNFFGKSSSTYPAFAWLRCNEDKDLEILLKEKYVLKRGGERCGCDKKYIRVDMLGPNKDFQNFLNRLLTIKYPNCFL; encoded by the exons ATGTTTGGATTTGAAAACATGAAGATTTCCAGCAGTGATGCAACCAAGCCGGTCATCAATCTCGATCA AGGAGATCCGACGGCATTGCAAGAGTATTGGATGAGTACGAAGATGAAGGAGAGGTGTGTTGTGGTGATACCAGGATGGGAACTGATGAGCTACTTTAGCGATAAGACGAACGTGTGTTGGTTCCTGCAGCAAGATCTTGCTGAGGCGATCAAGGCGTTACACTGTGAGATCGGCAACGCAGCGACTGAAGAACGCTACATCGTGGTGGGTAATGGCTCTTCACAGCTTTGTCAAGCCGCTTTGTTTGCACTTTCTTCTCTCTCTGAGGACAAGCCTCTCAGCATTGTCGCCGCGGTTCCTTACTACTCC ACATACGAGGAGGAGGCATCGTATGTTCAGTCGCAGCTGTACAAGTGGGAAGGAGACGCAAGAACGTTCAACAAACCCGGACCATACATCGAGATGGTGACATCACCGAACAATCCTGATGGGACCATCAGAGAGCCGGTGGTGAACCGTGGGGGGAAAGTGATATACGACTTTGCGTATTACTGGCCACACTACACTCCTATCACTCACCGTCAAGACCACGACATTATGCTCTTCACCTTCTCTAAGATCGCCGGTCACGCTGGGTCCCGCATCGG GTGGGCGTTAGTGAAGGACATAGAGGTGGCTAAGAAGATGGTGCAATACCTAACAATCAACTCAATTGGTGTGTCTAAGGAGTCGCAGATTCGAGCCACCGCGATCCTCAATGAGCTCACCAAAAGTTGTCGCATCAAATCGGAGAGTTTCTTCGAGTATGGTAACGAGAAGGTGAAGTCACGGTGGGAGAGTCTACGCTGGGTCGTAGATAAGACCGGTGACAAATTCACTCTACCTGAATACGCTCAAGCCGTTTGCAACTTCTTTGGCAAAAGCAGCTCCACTTATCCTG CGTTTGCATGGCTGCGGTGTAACGAAGATAAGGATCTCGAAATTCTCTTGAAGGAAAAATATGTTTTAAAAAGAGGAGGAGAGAGATGTGGCTGTGATAAGAAGTACATACGCGTCGACATGCTTGGACCCAACAAAGACTTTCAAAACTTTCTCAACAGGCTTCTCACCATCAAGTATCCTAACTGCTTTCTTTGA